In Prosthecochloris sp. GSB1, the following proteins share a genomic window:
- a CDS encoding B12-binding domain-containing radical SAM protein — MKRSVLLVFVPADSGVDGPALLGEEQERGFLRSIKDGVLKNVIKRAQFAIPALSLMILSSVREEGVEQRICDLRFEKLPLHRPWDLVGISVQTGAVKPAFELAALLREKGCKVVLGGPYVTIFPERCREHGDVLVIGEADDIWREVLADLKRDRLKPEYRVSELPDLSVSRPVEKNALDVGSYFTTNVLQTTRGCPYSCDFCNVHVMNGHRLRHRSIPDVVAEVGRFLEKDRRIFFLLDDTINADEAYAEKLFRELVPFGITWVGQATTKLGESPRLLEAFSDSGCGALLVGIESLAEASNRAHFKFHNPVERQAENIRNIRRAGICVYGSFIYGLDEDTAEQADAIEAFIDDTGLDVPGINLLRPIPGTPVFDRLAGEGRLLHDPDDHDAFRFSWGQEMLYRPKRMPLEEFIPSYTDLTKRVFSISRALRRAAGAPTLRSAVLMFNLFYVHMYGLSRKDLARQMAELCVNDREAVC; from the coding sequence TTGAAACGATCGGTTCTTCTTGTTTTCGTTCCAGCCGACAGCGGTGTCGACGGTCCCGCCCTCCTCGGGGAGGAGCAAGAACGGGGTTTTCTGCGCTCCATCAAGGACGGCGTCCTCAAAAACGTCATCAAGCGCGCCCAGTTCGCCATTCCGGCCCTGTCTCTCATGATACTGAGTTCCGTAAGGGAGGAAGGCGTCGAGCAGCGTATCTGCGACCTGCGTTTCGAGAAGCTTCCCCTCCATCGCCCCTGGGATCTTGTGGGCATCAGTGTCCAGACCGGCGCGGTCAAGCCGGCATTCGAGCTTGCGGCCCTGCTGCGAGAGAAAGGTTGCAAGGTCGTGCTGGGCGGCCCGTATGTCACGATTTTTCCCGAGCGCTGCCGGGAGCACGGCGATGTGCTCGTGATCGGCGAGGCCGACGACATATGGCGCGAGGTGCTGGCCGATCTGAAACGGGATCGTTTGAAGCCCGAATACCGGGTGAGTGAACTGCCCGATCTCTCCGTGAGTCGTCCGGTCGAAAAGAACGCGCTGGATGTCGGGAGCTATTTCACGACCAATGTGTTGCAGACCACGAGAGGTTGTCCCTACAGTTGTGATTTCTGCAACGTTCATGTTATGAACGGTCACCGGCTTCGACACCGTTCGATTCCGGATGTGGTTGCCGAAGTGGGCCGTTTTCTCGAAAAGGACCGGAGAATTTTCTTTCTGCTCGACGATACAATCAATGCGGACGAAGCATACGCGGAAAAGCTGTTCAGGGAACTGGTGCCCTTCGGCATTACCTGGGTCGGTCAGGCGACGACGAAGCTGGGAGAGAGTCCCCGTCTGCTCGAGGCCTTTTCCGATTCCGGCTGCGGCGCGCTGCTCGTCGGTATCGAAAGCCTTGCGGAAGCAAGCAACAGGGCGCATTTCAAGTTTCATAATCCCGTTGAACGTCAGGCAGAAAATATCCGCAATATCCGCCGCGCAGGAATCTGCGTTTACGGCAGCTTCATCTACGGGCTCGACGAGGATACCGCCGAGCAGGCCGATGCAATCGAGGCGTTTATCGACGATACGGGCCTTGATGTTCCGGGAATCAACCTGCTGAGGCCTATTCCGGGAACGCCGGTGTTCGATCGTCTTGCCGGCGAGGGACGGTTGCTTCACGATCCTGACGATCACGACGCCTTTCGCTTTTCGTGGGGGCAGGAAATGCTCTATCGGCCGAAAAGAATGCCGCTCGAGGAGTTCATTCCGAGCTATACCGACCTGACGAAAAGGGTCTTTTCGATCAGTCGAGCGCTGCGGCGGGCGGCGGGCGCTCCGACGCTTCGTTCGGCCGTACTGATGTTCAATCTGTTCTACGTGCATATGTACGGACTTTCACGCAAGGATCTCGCCCGTCAGATGGCGGAGCTGTGCGTGAATGACCGGGAGGCGGTTTGCTGA
- a CDS encoding ABC transporter ATP-binding protein, with amino-acid sequence MKNLLSLRKYLRKYRRKLLYGFFCIIVTNVFAVYAPRFIGDAIDVMGRDFLMSEILDNVGLYILFSALSGVFLFFVRQNIIVASRDIEFDLKNDYYAHLQTLSRSFYDRTSTGELISRGTNDLNAVRDFLGPGIMYSINTFFRLLLAIVAMMTISPGLTLLALIPAPFLSYSVYRIGRSMQKKTKSIQESYADITNLLQENISGIRVVRSFAREDDETERFRKLNETYYDRNLSLAKLQALFFAILTAMLALSLIPVIWAGGIAVINGTMTIGDIAQFIIYVSMLSWPIISIGWVTNIIQKAASAQKRLDEIFEARPDIETPVPASDSERPDDISGRLEFRNVSFSYAGSDRKNVLEAISLTIEPGSKVAIVGATGSGKTTLVNLIPRLYDPTQGAVLLDGKNIRTIPLAELRQYVGFVPQTNFLFSDTIANNINYGNREETIDMAVDASKMANLYDDIMDFPDGFETMLGEKGINLSGGQKQRTSIARALAWNPKVLVLDDSLSAVDTGTEAGIFRSLLEKLPDTTLLLISHRISTVKNCDRIIVLQDGRIAESGSHDELLARNRIYAELYNQQLLEAEIESLN; translated from the coding sequence ATGAAAAATCTGCTCAGCCTCCGCAAATATCTGCGTAAATACCGCCGCAAGCTGTTGTACGGTTTCTTCTGTATTATCGTCACCAACGTCTTCGCCGTCTATGCACCGCGCTTTATCGGCGATGCCATCGATGTCATGGGCAGGGACTTCCTGATGTCGGAAATTCTCGACAACGTCGGGCTCTACATTCTTTTCTCAGCCCTCAGCGGCGTCTTTCTCTTCTTCGTGCGCCAGAACATCATCGTGGCGTCGAGGGATATCGAATTCGACCTGAAAAACGACTATTACGCTCACCTCCAGACGCTTTCGAGAAGTTTCTACGACAGAACCAGCACGGGAGAGCTGATATCGAGAGGAACCAACGACCTCAACGCAGTCAGGGACTTTCTCGGCCCGGGAATCATGTATTCCATCAACACGTTTTTCCGTCTCCTTCTCGCGATCGTCGCCATGATGACCATCTCTCCCGGCCTGACGCTGCTGGCGCTCATTCCCGCCCCTTTCCTGAGTTACTCAGTCTACCGGATAGGTCGGTCGATGCAGAAAAAGACGAAAAGCATACAGGAGAGCTACGCCGACATCACGAACCTGCTCCAGGAAAACATTTCGGGTATCAGGGTCGTCCGCAGCTTCGCCCGCGAGGATGATGAAACGGAACGATTCAGAAAACTCAACGAAACCTACTACGACCGCAACCTCTCTCTCGCGAAGCTGCAGGCGCTATTTTTCGCAATCCTGACCGCAATGCTTGCATTGTCGCTTATCCCGGTCATCTGGGCCGGCGGCATTGCTGTCATCAACGGAACCATGACCATAGGCGACATAGCCCAGTTCATCATCTACGTCAGCATGCTGAGCTGGCCGATCATCTCCATCGGCTGGGTGACGAATATCATCCAGAAAGCCGCATCGGCCCAGAAACGCCTCGACGAAATTTTCGAAGCAAGGCCGGATATCGAAACTCCCGTCCCCGCTTCGGACAGCGAACGGCCGGATGACATCAGTGGCAGGCTCGAATTCAGGAACGTCTCGTTCTCCTATGCGGGCAGCGACCGGAAAAATGTGCTGGAAGCTATCTCGTTAACGATAGAGCCCGGCTCGAAAGTCGCGATCGTCGGCGCCACCGGTTCAGGAAAAACAACTCTTGTCAACCTCATCCCGAGGCTTTACGATCCGACACAGGGCGCTGTGCTTCTGGACGGAAAAAATATCCGCACGATACCCCTGGCGGAGCTGCGGCAATATGTCGGGTTCGTGCCGCAGACCAATTTCCTTTTTTCTGACACCATAGCCAACAACATCAACTACGGCAACCGCGAGGAAACCATCGACATGGCCGTGGATGCGAGCAAAATGGCCAATCTCTACGACGACATCATGGATTTTCCGGACGGCTTCGAAACCATGCTCGGCGAAAAGGGAATAAATCTTTCAGGGGGGCAGAAGCAGAGAACCTCGATAGCCAGGGCGCTTGCATGGAACCCGAAGGTACTCGTGCTCGACGACTCGCTTTCCGCTGTCGACACGGGCACCGAAGCCGGTATATTCAGGTCGCTGCTCGAAAAACTTCCCGACACGACGCTCCTGCTCATAAGCCATCGGATATCGACGGTCAAAAATTGCGACCGTATCATCGTGCTCCAGGACGGCAGAATTGCTGAAAGCGGCTCGCACGACGAACTTCTGGCCAGGAACCGGATCTACGCTGAACTCTACAACCAGCAGTTGCTCGAAGCCGAAATCGAATCCCTGAACTGA
- a CDS encoding MerR family transcriptional regulator: MPFESNKSYYSIGEVSKITGVPSYLLRYWEGFFNELRPGRDTRGNRRYTNKDIAMALTIKDLVYEKGYKLGRATEIVKEGAGDDDPDERTSEILTLRRQISREKKNHGILNQRRRKLLEEIRDDIEEVLRILG, from the coding sequence ATGCCGTTCGAGTCGAACAAAAGTTACTACAGCATCGGCGAGGTGAGCAAGATCACCGGCGTGCCGTCATACCTGCTCAGGTACTGGGAAGGCTTTTTCAACGAGCTCAGGCCCGGCAGGGACACGCGGGGAAACCGTCGTTACACCAACAAGGACATCGCCATGGCCCTGACCATCAAGGACCTGGTGTACGAGAAAGGCTACAAGCTCGGCCGCGCGACCGAGATCGTCAAAGAAGGGGCGGGTGACGACGATCCGGACGAAAGAACATCCGAAATTCTGACCCTGCGCAGGCAGATCAGCAGGGAAAAAAAGAATCACGGCATCCTCAACCAGCGACGCAGGAAGCTGCTCGAGGAAATCCGCGACGACATCGAGGAGGTATTGAGAATTCTGGGGTAG
- a CDS encoding bacteriochlorophyll a protein → MALFGTKDTTTAHADYEVILEGGSSSWGQVKGRAKVNAPAALPLLPADCNIKIDAKPLDAQKGVVRFTSKIESIVDSTKNTLEVEVDIANETKDRRIAVGEGKLSVGDFSHSFSFEGSVVNMYYYRSDAVRRNVPNPIYQQGRQFHDILMKVPLENNDLIDTWEGFQQSMSGGGANFNDWIREFWFIGPAFTAINEGGQRISPIQVNSSGVESGEKGPVGVTRWKFSHAGSGIVDSISRWSELFPVEQLNKPASIEGGFRSDSQGIEVKVDGNLPGVSRDAGGGLRRVLNHPLIPLVHHGMVGKFNDFTVDAQLKIVLPKGYKIRYAAPQFRSQNLEEYRWSGGAYGRWVEHVCKGGTGQFEVLYAQ, encoded by the coding sequence ATGGCTCTATTCGGCACCAAAGACACGACAACCGCCCATGCTGATTACGAGGTTATTCTCGAGGGTGGTTCGAGCTCCTGGGGACAAGTAAAAGGTCGGGCAAAGGTCAATGCTCCTGCAGCCCTCCCGTTGCTGCCGGCCGACTGCAACATCAAAATCGATGCGAAGCCGCTTGACGCCCAGAAAGGCGTTGTCCGCTTCACCTCGAAGATCGAGTCGATCGTCGACAGCACCAAGAACACGCTTGAAGTCGAGGTCGATATTGCCAACGAGACCAAGGACAGAAGAATCGCTGTCGGCGAAGGCAAACTTTCAGTAGGTGATTTCTCCCACTCCTTCTCCTTCGAAGGTTCCGTGGTCAACATGTACTATTATCGTTCGGATGCGGTCCGCCGAAACGTTCCGAATCCCATTTACCAGCAGGGCCGTCAGTTCCATGATATTCTCATGAAGGTGCCTCTGGAAAACAACGATCTCATCGACACCTGGGAAGGATTCCAGCAGTCGATGTCCGGCGGTGGCGCAAACTTCAACGACTGGATCCGTGAGTTCTGGTTCATCGGCCCCGCTTTCACGGCTATCAACGAAGGCGGACAGCGCATTTCTCCGATCCAGGTAAACAGTTCCGGTGTCGAAAGCGGCGAAAAAGGCCCCGTGGGGGTTACCCGCTGGAAATTCTCCCATGCCGGTTCGGGTATCGTCGATTCCATTTCCCGCTGGTCCGAACTGTTCCCGGTGGAACAGCTCAACAAGCCCGCATCCATCGAGGGCGGATTCCGCTCCGACTCTCAGGGCATCGAAGTCAAGGTTGACGGCAACCTCCCCGGCGTGTCCAGGGACGCAGGCGGAGGCCTTCGCAGGGTTCTCAACCATCCGCTCATTCCGCTCGTCCACCACGGCATGGTAGGCAAGTTCAACGACTTCACCGTCGATGCGCAGCTCAAGATCGTTCTGCCCAAAGGTTACAAGATCCGCTATGCGGCTCCCCAGTTCCGTTCGCAGAACCTCGAGGAATACCGCTGGAGCGGCGGCGCTTACGGCCGCTGGGTCGAACATGTCTGCAAAGGCGGCACGGGACAGTTCGAAGTGCTGTACGCCCAATAA
- the lnt gene encoding apolipoprotein N-acyltransferase, producing MVRVPDGRSGLRGIVPFLVSGVLLGISFPTYPFVRLEILAWIALVPLLLASRREEAFSGYAARVYLTMLVFGSVSVWWISLATLAGGILAILANAFFMTLPLLVFFVLRRRRGYRFALYSLPFLWVFWEWLYMSQDLSFGWLVLGNSQALLNPMIQYADIAGVWGVSFWVLWFNVLAADGWDRYENGRAVLPNAVLVAVMLAVPPGYAWWIFGVQEVQEDLSPVKVAIVQPNIDPLKKWKLYDGDDIMTMYYAMTDALVFRSRPDLVLWPETAIPFYIREAENSEYYRGLENRVRQWDAALLSGCADIVWYSGEEVAGEEFLYRYDRASGRYYQTFNASMLIDGGRQDPQMYRKMKLVPFAERVPYMEYAPWLGNLTFSLAGISSWGKGGDMTIMEFPTARGDTVRTSNVICYESIFPGLVADFVARGSEFLTLVTNDGWYAKSYGPYQHAAIARFRCIENRRAMARCANTGISMFLDRFGRVYAEIPWWEKRSLVADIERSRELTFYTRFPDLLPRVAGAISLFIVLLAAFSRKRRRRARNF from the coding sequence ATGGTACGTGTTCCCGATGGCCGATCGGGTCTCCGCGGCATTGTTCCCTTTCTCGTTTCGGGGGTTCTCCTGGGGATTTCTTTTCCGACCTATCCCTTCGTCCGGCTTGAAATCCTGGCCTGGATAGCGCTGGTTCCCCTGCTGCTCGCATCCCGCCGCGAAGAAGCTTTTTCCGGCTATGCCGCGCGTGTCTACCTGACGATGCTTGTCTTCGGTTCCGTCAGCGTCTGGTGGATATCCCTTGCCACGCTTGCCGGGGGGATTCTGGCTATCCTTGCCAACGCGTTTTTCATGACGCTTCCCCTGCTTGTTTTTTTTGTGCTCCGCAGGAGGCGGGGGTACCGGTTCGCGCTTTACTCCCTGCCGTTTCTCTGGGTTTTCTGGGAATGGCTGTATATGAGTCAGGACCTTTCCTTCGGATGGCTCGTGCTCGGTAATTCCCAGGCTCTGCTCAACCCGATGATCCAGTATGCCGACATCGCCGGCGTCTGGGGCGTGAGCTTCTGGGTGCTCTGGTTCAACGTGCTTGCGGCGGACGGTTGGGACCGTTACGAAAACGGCAGGGCGGTGCTGCCCAATGCGGTTCTTGTCGCCGTGATGCTTGCCGTTCCGCCTGGCTACGCCTGGTGGATTTTCGGCGTCCAGGAAGTCCAGGAAGATCTTTCTCCCGTAAAGGTGGCCATCGTTCAGCCCAATATTGACCCCCTGAAGAAATGGAAACTCTACGACGGCGACGACATCATGACGATGTATTACGCAATGACCGACGCCCTGGTTTTTCGTTCGAGGCCTGACCTCGTGCTCTGGCCGGAAACAGCTATTCCGTTCTATATCAGGGAAGCGGAAAATAGTGAGTATTACAGGGGACTGGAAAACCGGGTGCGGCAGTGGGACGCCGCGCTGCTGAGCGGTTGCGCCGACATTGTCTGGTACAGCGGCGAAGAAGTCGCCGGAGAGGAGTTTCTCTATCGGTACGACAGGGCGAGCGGAAGGTATTACCAGACCTTCAACGCATCCATGCTGATCGACGGCGGTCGGCAGGATCCGCAGATGTACAGAAAGATGAAGCTGGTGCCTTTTGCCGAGCGCGTGCCCTACATGGAATACGCGCCCTGGCTGGGTAATCTCACGTTTTCCCTCGCCGGGATAAGCAGTTGGGGAAAGGGCGGCGACATGACGATAATGGAGTTCCCCACCGCTCGGGGCGATACGGTCAGGACCTCCAACGTGATCTGTTACGAATCGATTTTTCCGGGGCTTGTCGCGGATTTCGTCGCCAGGGGCTCCGAATTCCTGACGCTGGTCACCAACGACGGCTGGTACGCGAAATCGTACGGCCCCTACCAGCATGCGGCTATCGCGCGTTTTCGTTGCATCGAGAACCGCCGAGCCATGGCGAGATGCGCAAATACCGGGATTTCCATGTTTCTCGACAGGTTCGGCAGGGTTTACGCCGAGATTCCCTGGTGGGAGAAACGTTCGCTCGTCGCCGACATCGAGCGCAGCAGGGAGTTGACATTCTACACCCGCTTTCCGGATCTACTGCCCAGGGTCGCAGGGGCAATCTCCCTCTTCATCGTTCTTCTTGCGGCTTTTTCGCGGAAGCGTCGTCGTCGAGCCCGTAACTTCTGA
- a CDS encoding sigma-54 interaction domain-containing protein, with translation MSRSVDFLGESAAILQLKHLALQVAKTGISVLITGETGSGKEVLARFIHDNSRRSRENFVPVNCAAIPTGILESELFGHEKGAFTGAVQSRKGYFETADRGTIFLDEIGDMPLETQVKVLRVIESGEFQRVGSSETVRSDARIIAATNRNLRQAVAEKNFREDLYYRLHSVELHLPPLRERGRDILLLAQQFIRGFEQKHGISFEGFTNEAAEMLLRYNWPGNVRELRNLLESLLILERGRQVTPEILDRHLVQRSRHKSLVHDPEKSEKNELNLIYSSLIRLHQEITEIKQLFLRQRPDTEKAPRHQPLLLPPSSSEKKPENRPEIKKEILTIAELEKKAISEALEAFAGNRRRTSKALGINERTLYRKIRSYGLDDDASAKKPQEER, from the coding sequence ATGAGCAGATCCGTTGACTTTCTCGGGGAATCCGCCGCGATCCTCCAGTTGAAGCACCTTGCGCTGCAGGTCGCCAAAACCGGGATCAGCGTGCTGATCACCGGCGAAACCGGCTCGGGAAAGGAAGTGCTCGCCCGATTCATTCACGACAACAGCCGCCGTTCACGGGAGAACTTCGTGCCAGTCAACTGCGCCGCCATTCCGACAGGAATTCTTGAATCGGAACTGTTCGGGCATGAAAAGGGAGCCTTCACCGGAGCCGTGCAGAGCAGAAAAGGCTATTTCGAAACAGCCGACCGGGGCACTATTTTCCTCGACGAGATCGGAGACATGCCCCTCGAAACGCAGGTAAAGGTTCTTCGCGTCATCGAATCAGGCGAATTTCAGCGGGTAGGCTCCTCGGAGACCGTCCGCTCCGACGCGAGAATCATCGCGGCCACGAACAGGAACCTCCGCCAGGCCGTGGCCGAAAAAAATTTCAGGGAGGATCTCTACTACCGCCTGCACAGCGTTGAACTGCACCTGCCTCCGCTCAGGGAAAGGGGAAGGGATATCCTGCTTCTGGCGCAGCAGTTCATCCGCGGCTTCGAGCAGAAACACGGAATCTCGTTCGAAGGATTCACCAACGAAGCGGCGGAAATGCTGCTGCGCTACAACTGGCCGGGAAACGTGCGCGAACTCAGGAACCTTCTCGAATCGCTGCTCATTCTCGAACGCGGCAGGCAGGTGACCCCTGAAATTCTCGACCGTCACCTCGTGCAGAGAAGCCGTCACAAAAGTCTCGTCCACGATCCTGAAAAATCGGAGAAAAACGAACTGAACCTCATCTACAGCAGCCTCATAAGGCTGCATCAGGAAATCACCGAAATAAAACAACTGTTTCTGCGGCAACGGCCTGACACCGAAAAAGCGCCGAGACACCAGCCCCTGCTGCTCCCGCCTTCATCCAGCGAAAAAAAACCGGAAAACAGGCCCGAAATAAAAAAGGAAATCCTGACGATCGCCGAGCTGGAAAAAAAAGCGATCTCCGAGGCGCTCGAGGCTTTCGCGGGCAATCGCCGCAGAACGTCGAAAGCGCTGGGCATAAACGAAAGAACGCTTTACCGGAAAATCAGAAGTTACGGGCTCGACGACGACGCTTCCGCGAAAAAGCCGCAAGAAGAACGATGA
- a CDS encoding SPOR domain-containing protein yields MTATKSSLAALACILLLTTAATAQQTGNSALILQYVEQDKVYLLEKLRPRISRNSEKTVIDALLAEDGPKAARLFSRQLQHYPDTGLDSLSKARLAAYHAALSSGGIAKGPAREPSFMLQFGSFGSLGNARELADRIAAHLPVTIFREDNLHKVRSQHSFATREEASRRAAQLPFNSFILQGN; encoded by the coding sequence ATGACCGCCACGAAATCCTCCCTCGCCGCGCTCGCGTGCATCCTGCTCCTGACGACCGCGGCGACCGCACAGCAGACGGGCAACAGCGCCCTGATCCTTCAATACGTGGAACAAGATAAGGTTTATTTATTAGAAAAACTGCGGCCAAGGATATCGAGAAACTCGGAAAAAACGGTCATCGACGCCCTGCTTGCCGAAGACGGCCCGAAGGCTGCCCGGCTGTTCAGCAGACAGTTGCAGCACTACCCCGACACCGGCCTCGACTCTCTCAGCAAAGCGCGTCTGGCGGCCTACCATGCCGCTCTCTCCAGCGGCGGAATCGCGAAAGGCCCGGCTCGGGAGCCATCCTTCATGCTGCAGTTCGGAAGCTTCGGGTCCCTCGGCAACGCCAGGGAACTCGCCGACCGCATCGCGGCACACCTGCCGGTGACCATTTTCCGCGAAGACAACCTGCACAAGGTCCGCTCGCAGCATTCCTTCGCCACGCGTGAAGAAGCCTCCCGCAGGGCGGCGCAGCTCCCGTTCAACTCTTTCATACTGCAGGGAAACTGA
- the ispE gene encoding 4-(cytidine 5'-diphospho)-2-C-methyl-D-erythritol kinase produces the protein MQHISLKAFAKINLGLLITARRPDGYHTLETVFAPINWYDELSFSTAQDLVMQCSNLELPVDDSNLCIRAAKALRAHAGIGRGASIELVKHIPFGAGLGGGSSDAAATLGALNRLWGLDLTREELHGIAVGLGADVPYFLGEGALSHATGIGERLEELGYSLPFHIVTLFPDEHISTVWAYRNFYPRFDRAVPDLKTLLGLLCEGGDRSVLEAFENDFQPAVFDHFPAVRQARDELLDTGSFFASLSGSGSAVFGLFDSEEAASGAFERLSGKYPAAITPAGFRMNG, from the coding sequence ATGCAGCATATTTCACTCAAGGCGTTCGCCAAGATAAACCTCGGCCTGTTGATAACCGCCCGGCGGCCCGACGGCTATCACACTCTCGAAACAGTTTTCGCTCCGATCAACTGGTATGACGAACTTTCGTTTTCGACCGCCCAGGATCTCGTCATGCAATGCAGCAACCTAGAACTTCCCGTGGACGACAGCAATCTCTGCATCAGGGCGGCAAAGGCCTTGAGGGCGCATGCCGGCATCGGGCGAGGCGCGTCCATCGAACTCGTCAAGCACATCCCGTTTGGCGCCGGGCTCGGCGGGGGCAGCAGCGATGCCGCCGCGACGCTCGGAGCCCTGAACCGTTTGTGGGGACTCGATCTGACGCGGGAAGAGTTGCACGGAATTGCCGTCGGCCTGGGAGCGGACGTTCCTTATTTTCTCGGCGAGGGAGCGCTTTCACATGCCACCGGAATAGGCGAGCGGCTCGAGGAACTGGGCTATTCGCTGCCGTTTCACATCGTGACGCTTTTTCCGGACGAACATATTTCCACGGTCTGGGCCTACAGGAATTTTTACCCGAGATTCGACCGCGCCGTTCCCGATCTCAAGACGTTGCTCGGGTTATTGTGCGAAGGCGGCGACCGGTCGGTGCTCGAGGCGTTCGAAAACGATTTTCAGCCGGCGGTGTTCGATCATTTTCCGGCAGTCAGGCAGGCTCGGGACGAACTGCTCGATACCGGGAGTTTTTTTGCCAGCCTTTCGGGGAGCGGTTCGGCAGTATTCGGTCTCTTCGACTCGGAGGAAGCCGCGTCCGGGGCTTTCGAGAGGTTGTCAGGAAAATATCCCGCCGCCATCACTCCCGCGGGGTTCAGGATGAACGGGTGA
- a CDS encoding nitrilase-related carbon-nitrogen hydrolase, giving the protein MQRPRLRIVQNDCVLANFAENLSRHIRLVEQAAADGMDAIAFPELSLTGYNVQDAAQDIAIHIEDPALEPLRKLSGDITIICGGIELSDDYGVYNAAFLFEDGDARSAHRKIYLPTYGMFEELRYFSAGQRIEAVTSRRLGKIGIGICEDFWHVSVPYLLAHQGAKLLFVLMSSPLRLTPGEAEPAIVRQWRKIISTYSFLFSTYVACINRVGNEDSFTYWGSSAVSGPDGAPIAEAPLFEEHHLDVIVDHDAVKHARLQSSHFLDEDLRLFSQELKDIS; this is encoded by the coding sequence ATGCAGAGACCAAGACTGAGAATAGTGCAAAACGATTGCGTGCTCGCGAATTTCGCCGAAAACCTCTCGCGGCACATCCGCCTTGTCGAACAGGCTGCTGCCGACGGCATGGACGCGATAGCCTTCCCGGAACTCTCGCTGACCGGCTACAATGTCCAGGATGCTGCCCAGGACATAGCGATTCACATCGAGGATCCTGCGCTGGAACCCTTGAGGAAACTCAGCGGCGACATAACCATCATCTGCGGCGGAATAGAGCTCAGCGACGACTACGGCGTCTACAACGCCGCGTTTCTGTTCGAGGACGGCGACGCCCGGAGCGCGCACCGGAAAATCTACCTGCCGACGTACGGCATGTTCGAGGAACTACGGTATTTTTCCGCGGGACAGCGTATCGAGGCGGTCACGTCACGGAGGCTCGGCAAGATCGGCATCGGAATATGCGAGGACTTCTGGCATGTTTCGGTGCCCTACCTGCTCGCCCACCAGGGCGCGAAACTGCTCTTCGTCCTCATGTCGAGCCCGCTGCGCCTGACACCAGGAGAAGCGGAACCCGCGATCGTGCGGCAGTGGCGAAAAATCATCAGCACCTACTCGTTCCTGTTCAGCACCTATGTGGCCTGCATCAACCGTGTCGGCAACGAAGACAGTTTCACCTACTGGGGAAGCTCCGCAGTTTCGGGTCCTGACGGCGCACCGATAGCCGAAGCCCCGCTTTTCGAGGAGCACCATCTGGACGTGATCGTCGATCACGACGCCGTCAAGCACGCCCGGCTGCAATCGTCACATTTTCTCGACGAGGATCTTCGGCTGTTTTCGCAGGAGCTGAAAGACATCTCCTGA